A stretch of Heterodontus francisci isolate sHetFra1 chromosome 1, sHetFra1.hap1, whole genome shotgun sequence DNA encodes these proteins:
- the si:ch73-234b20.5 gene encoding vesicle-associated membrane protein 8 isoform X1 yields the protein MASYSVDPGPEKLSNLQGQVNDVKGIMSQNIEKVLERGEKLDDLIIKTDDLQASADSFQKTSTKIARKMWWKNKKMIIIIVISDRGFQSAATWVDRRRDGEAKRNKSSKGRKQQARLHNNFESNFVYRSRNSPRNV from the exons GCCAGCTACAGTGTCGATCCAGGCCCCGAAAAGTTATCTAACCTGCAGGGTCAGGTTAATGATGTCAAGGGCATCATGTCACAGAACATTGAAAAAGTTCTAGAGAGAGGAGAAAAGCTGGATGACctcatcattaaaacagatgatctcCAAGCATCT GCTGATTCTTTTCAGAAAACGTCCACAAAGATTGCAAGGAAGATGTGGTGGAAAAACAAAAAAATGATCATTATCATTGTG ATAAGTGACAGAGGTTTCCAGAGTGCTGCAACATGggttgacaggaggagagatgGAGAAGCAAAGAGAAACAAGAGTAGCAAAGGGAGGAAACAGCAAGCAAGGTTACATAATAACTTTGAATCAAACTTTGTGTACAGAAGTAGGAACTCACCAAGAAATGTGTGA
- the si:ch73-234b20.5 gene encoding vesicle-associated membrane protein 8 isoform X2, producing the protein MASYSVDPGPEKLSNLQGQVNDVKGIMSQNIEKVLERGEKLDDLIIKTDDLQASADSFQKTSTKIARKMWWKNKKMIIIIVVIVVVIIILIVLIATGVIPT; encoded by the exons GCCAGCTACAGTGTCGATCCAGGCCCCGAAAAGTTATCTAACCTGCAGGGTCAGGTTAATGATGTCAAGGGCATCATGTCACAGAACATTGAAAAAGTTCTAGAGAGAGGAGAAAAGCTGGATGACctcatcattaaaacagatgatctcCAAGCATCT GCTGATTCTTTTCAGAAAACGTCCACAAAGATTGCAAGGAAGATGTGGTGGAAAAACAAAAAAATGATCATTATCATTGTGGTAATTGTGGTTGTGATCATCATCCTCATTGTTCTCATTGCTACAGGTGTCATCCCAACATAA